The region GCTTCACCGGCGCGGGTGAAGCCGCTCATGCCGACGGTCATTCCGTCGTGAATCAGAGCAGCAGCCTCGGCGGCGCTCATCACCTTATCTAACAACGAAGGCAAGCGGATACGATCACGGTACATGGATTGTTATCTCGGGCAACGGAAGCAAGATGCGCAGTCTAGTGATTTCAAAAACATTCGTCCCGCTACCATGGTCGAATGCCAAACCCTCATTTAGAGCCTTTGGTCGGCTTTCACCGAGCATAAAAAAACCCCAGCCTACTAAAGGCTGAGGTTTTGGGTCTTGCGTTGGAGCAGGTTTTACTCGATGGCTTTGACCATGTCTTCGATAACTTTCTTGGCGTCGCCGAAGACCATCATTGTTTTGTCGAGGTAGAACAGTTCGTTGTCGAGACCGGCATAACCGCTGGCCATCGAACGCTTGTTGACGATGATGGTCTTGGCCTTGAACGCTTCCAGGATCGGCATGCCGGCAATCGGTGATTTTGGATCATTCTTCGCAGCCGGGTTGACCACATCGTTAGCGCCGAGTACCAGCACCACGTCGGCCTGACCGAACTCGGAGTTGATGTCTTCCATCTCGAATACCTGGTCGTAAGGTACTTCGGCCTCGGCCAGCAATACGTTCATGTGCCCAGGCATTCGGCCGGCAACCGGGTGGATCGCGTATTTTACCGTGATGCCGCGATGGGTCAGCTTCTCGGTCAGCTCCTTGAGCGCGTGCTGCGCGCGGGCCACCGCCAGGCCGTAGCCGGGAACAATGATCACGGTGTCGGCGTTGGTCAGTAGGAAGGTCGCGTCGTCAGCCGAGCCGGACTTCACCGGTCGGGCTTCTTTAGAGCCGGCAGGGCCCGCCGTGTCTGCCGTATTACCAAAGCCGCCGAGTAATACATTAAAGAAGGAGCGGTTCATCGCCTTGCACATGATGTACGAGAGGATCGCGCCGCTTGAGCCCACCAGCGAGCCGGCAATGATCAACATCGAGTTGTTCAGCGAAAAGCCGATACCCGCCGCTGCCCAGCCGGAGTAGCTGTTGAGCATCGACACCACCACCGGCATGTCCGCGCCGCCTATCGGGATGATGATCAGGACGCCCAACACGAAGGCCAGAGCCAGCATCGCCGCGAAGGCATTGAGGTTGCCGGTCAGCATGAACGTAAGGCCTAGCGCCAGAGTGGCCAGGCCCAACACCAGGTTCAACTTGTGTTGAC is a window of Pseudomonas sp. DC1.2 DNA encoding:
- a CDS encoding NAD(P)(+) transhydrogenase (Re/Si-specific) subunit beta, giving the protein MSMNLVTTLYLIASICFIQALKGLSHPTTSRRGNLFGMLGMGLAILTTVGLIYKLGAELATAGIGYVIVGLLVGGTAGSIMAKRVEMTKMPELVAFMHSMIGLAAVFIAIAAVVEPQSLGIVKQLGDSIPAGNRLELFLGAAIGAITFSGSVIAFGKLSGKYKFRLFQGAPVQFGGQHKLNLVLGLATLALGLTFMLTGNLNAFAAMLALAFVLGVLIIIPIGGADMPVVVSMLNSYSGWAAAGIGFSLNNSMLIIAGSLVGSSGAILSYIMCKAMNRSFFNVLLGGFGNTADTAGPAGSKEARPVKSGSADDATFLLTNADTVIIVPGYGLAVARAQHALKELTEKLTHRGITVKYAIHPVAGRMPGHMNVLLAEAEVPYDQVFEMEDINSEFGQADVVLVLGANDVVNPAAKNDPKSPIAGMPILEAFKAKTIIVNKRSMASGYAGLDNELFYLDKTMMVFGDAKKVIEDMVKAIE